The window taagtataataaattgaatttttttttttgtttctcatctGATGTTCGGTGCCTGCATTGGAGTCCCGACTCATTCGGATCatgcgttgcagggcccattaagggggcagcactcccaacagagtttcgtccatacccagggtcgaaccctcgacctctagttaagggtggagcagtctCATTCactacaccacaacccatgttggttaaTAAATTGAATTATGAGGTGTCCTTCTAGACAAGCTTTAAATGGAAACATTCATCTCCGTAGTAAGTACTTTCTTCATTTCGTATTAGTTGatctttttttaaaagtatttgtttCGATTTAGTTAttctttttataaaatcaaaagaatATTATTATGTTCTTCTAATAATATTCCTATgattaatgaataaataaagtgtataaacttaaatttatattttcaaagtataattaataaggttaatttaataaaataaatctttaataaattttttttaataaatatgtcaaATTCATAGaggtcaactaatatgaaacggagtgAATAATTAATTTGGGGAAGTATAATTATGGGAACACTAATTGAATTGTACGGAGTTAAGGTAAAGATAcactataatctataatttatatctatttataacctatatctataatctataatatattaaatgtgtgaagggccttagaagttagaaatattatttgaactttttgtccttcctTAAAAGTTCTTgcttagacaaaatcattttttcactacttttttcctaatatttaagagttaaaaattaattaaatatatttatggtaaaacttttacttattagaagtcatcaaaatttcaatattttttcataatttaaaagttaaaaattaattaaatatatttacgataaaattattctttattaaaagtcatcaaaattaatgacaactgataTTTTTTCCCACcagtttaaaaattttaaatcaactaaatttgattttaaaaagatttaaaaaaattagaaataaatataaaactattaggataagaaaaatttaagaagtactagatttttaaaagttttaagtacgtaataggAATGTAACAATGATTTTATAAGGATTtggctttaaaaataaaaaaaattaattataaaaaatatagaaaaaaatcgtaacacaaatatggttcaaattgatgcattTCTATTAGCTTGTGGTAATAAGGGAAAAAGGTATtatatgacaaacgcaaaagtaaGGATCCATCAACCATTTGAAATTTCAGgtggtaaaacatatatgtgtatatgtttatatttacattattatattaaagcatgaaagatttttaaaaagtgatttgaacttttcactttattaaaaaatttcgTAATatgcaaaattatttaattttaaataatcaaacgttatatGTGCGACTAAACtagtaaaattaaataactaaggGTGGTTTGGTAGGGTGTACTCTCTTCATTtattaatagatattttatcatgagaattttttcattttttatttttaaaaattattttattttagtgaaaataatAATGTTTTGTCAtattcactttagtgaaaattatttttcactcaTATTTCTCTCACATCATTTAAATCAcatcatttaaaaaataacttcaatttatattcatattCCACAACATCAATTTTAACTCTAACTCCAAAAATTATTGTCTTCATGACCAAACGGGACTTGATAcgaagttttaaaaaataaaaaagactttgaaattttttgatcttaaactaaaaatatgtagaacgaactaaaatatttctttaatctTATGTCCTTAATAATGTCAcatgaaagataaaattaaagaattgtCGAAAAAAgaaagatacatttttttgaaatggatcaaaaaaatAAGACAAGTAAACTAAAACGAATGAAGTATAAGAATAGTAATATTGAGATTAATTATGTCAATATTatctttgtttgatttgttgtattAAATCGATAAGGTGTAacagaataaaataatatttgtattaCTTCACTACTATGTACAACATCATATTCAGGGTAGTCTAGCATGGATGATAAGATAATGCACTCTTACGTACTAATATTGATGCACTCTTAATCACTATCCTTCTACTTCAATTCACGTCTTTCACACTTTACTATTAAAAATCATGTCCTCAACAAAATACAACTGTACCATATATAGTCTAATCatctctccttaatattttttttaatttatttatattccTCCTGAATCTATTTATAGCCAATTTTTCATACCTACATACTAATATATTCTTATTCATCTCTTTATTACAATGTCTGAATCATTTTAATCTCTATATCTTATCTTGTATCAAAATTACTTTCACCTtatcacaaatatttttatttttaatcattatgtACACATAATATTGAATAGAACATAAAATTACTACTACAAGGAATCAAATAATGCCAAAATTTTATCTTGTGTATTACTCATGCCAAACAACCCCCAATAGGAAGACAATAAACGCTGGAAGCGGGTCCCTCTTAAGAAAATCTAATTCAAAGTCATTTCATTTCAACTCCTCTTCCCATTCTCCTTTCTCCTTTTCTTTCCACAGCAGTGGTACTCGCTATTGTACGCCAGTAGGTACACAGTAAGCACCAACACCCTTCCATTTTCGTACACCCAACGCTTTCTATTTATATCTTCCTACGTGAATGCCTAATTGTACTTTACCATTATTACCTTCCctttcggatttggatttggatcgGATATTAAAATGGATCCGCAAACTTCGTTGATTAACCACGCCGGAGGTTTTCAGTCTCCGCCTCCGCCGCCGTTTAATTTGGCTGATATCTGGCAGTTTCCAGGCAATGCTGGTGGAAATGCGACGGCCTATAGTTTTCCGGTGTCGGCGTCGGCGGTGGCGGCGGTGGAGCAGGAGCATAATATGAGTGATGTACCGGAGAATGATCCGATGAGAAGAGCTAGGAAGCGAAGGGAGGATGATGAATGTGCTAAAGGAGTTTCTACTAGTGGCAATGGCTTGGTAATGTATTTAAATTTGCCTTACTTTTCTGTTATGTAGCTGTAGAAATCGCCTAATGTTAATTTTCTATCAAATTACTGCAATATTGCTACTTATTTAGCTGTAGAAAGAAACTATTGTGATAAGTTACAGCCTTATAGTTGGTATGGTCTAGTAGTCAATCCCACGGAATCGAGTGCTAATGAATCTCAGGTTTAATTTCAGTGGAGACAAAACAATAGGTGATCTCTTCTTGTCTGTTCTAGCCTTTGTGCACAACAAGAAAATGTCTACCGCACAATTAGTTGATATTTTGTAGAGTTTAGGTGTGTTCATGGTTTAGTTTGAGTCAAttattgattaaaattaaaattaaaatcaaaatcaaaatcaaaactaaaaccaaatcATTCTAGTCGttttttcagttattaaaaccaaACTAAATCAAGCCAAATGTATAACACACACACATAGGTTTGGTTGTTGTCgattttgttatagtttttcagtttttgagaaatttaatgtttttttcttctttaattttattgtttcaaTAACTAGGAGGACCAACTTCTGATTCTTTTGGTATGGtgtctataatttttttgaattgtgGAGAAAATATCTTGAGATCTATAAGCTTTAATTAGGTGAACAAagtttataagaaatataaaaataagtggaaatcTTATagttactttttaaaataaattaatttgattcaTGTCTTTTATTTAAGAAATGGGCTTAACACCTAAAGTCCATTAGTTAATAGTTACCTTAAATTAAcggtaaaaataaaatcatgatgaaaAATtgtacaaaatatttaaaattatttactaATAATGTATATCACTATAGAAATTGTGTCTATAATTTGTCGGTTtggttcatttttttcttcagttttcaaaataaaattaaaccaaatcaaatattttggtttttaaaaatttataatcaaatcaaaccaaacccaAAAAAGTATGGATTACTTCATCTATATGGTTCGATTTTCAGTTTGGATTGGTGTTTACCAAAACCATGTACATCCCTAAGTAGAGTAGCATAAAAAGCAAAACTGACGATAACGTGAGAAGACCGAGTAGAGTACATTGCTTATTTGATCCTTATGGTCACTTCATAGTTTCCAGATTCCAGTACTAGTAAGTATAGTGGAGTTAGCTGCAGTTGGTTTGTTCTCATTACTCTACCTGATTCTTGTTTATGAAGTACTTTCGAGGGGACAACAAAAACAATGTAATCAGTGTAATCTCACAAATGAGCTCTAGGAAGGTACTGTGTATGTAGACTTTATCCTTccaggtagagaggctgtttccgaggGGATTAGACAGTTGAATATTTTCCAGTTTAAGAGAACCATAATTTTCATTTTAAGTACAAATTGTTTGCCAGTATTGGGAAAAATAGGCTCAAAACAGAATGGTGTATGTGGAGGATCCATATTATGGATCCTAACTAGTGTGGGATTGAAAAGTAGTTGGTTGATTGGATGTGAAATCAAATTTCTTATATTGAACCGAGCATTGGGAGAAGTTGATTGTTTTTTTATGCGttgttaaatttttctttttctttttttgaacaAGGTGACATTATGCCTTGTTAATTTTTGAACTACTATTAATATTAATTTGGTTATATGATCAGACTGAATCTGATAGTAAACGGCTGAAGGCTACGAGATTGAATGAAAATTGCGAAGCTAGATGTGATGGGGAAGGGAATTCAAGGAAGTCTGCAGAACAACCTGCAAAGCCTGCTGAACCACCGAAAGATTACATTCATGTGCGAGCAAGAAGGGGTCAAGCTACAGATAGTCACAGTCTAGCAGAAAGAGTAATTTTCGCTAATTTATTTTCTTCTCAGtgtcaaattttagattttcttgttgaAACAGGTTTGACATGATATAAAATATGGTTATGCATGATAAATATGGTTTTT of the Capsicum annuum cultivar UCD-10X-F1 chromosome 11, UCD10Xv1.1, whole genome shotgun sequence genome contains:
- the LOC107848296 gene encoding transcription factor BHLH089, producing the protein MDPQTSLINHAGGFQSPPPPPFNLADIWQFPGNAGGNATAYSFPVSASAVAAVEQEHNMSDVPENDPMRRARKRREDDECAKGVSTSGNGLTESDSKRLKATRLNENCEARCDGEGNSRKSAEQPAKPAEPPKDYIHVRARRGQATDSHSLAERARREKISERMKVLQDIVPGCNKVIGKALVLDEIINYIQSLQHQVEFLSMKLEAVNSRAASIEGFRSKDFGHQTFDPNAMAFGSQATREYARGTSPEWLHMQLGGGFERTT